GCCGTCCGCCCACGTGGCCAACCCGCGACCACCCGCGCCGGTGGCCGACACGGCGCATAGTTCCGTGCCCGAGACGATAAGTCCATCCGTCCGAACGGCTCCTCACCCGCCGTGAACCCAACCCACACCCGCTGACGCGTGGGCCACCACGgtggttgccgccgcccgcgtcaTCGACGCGAGGAGGGGGGGTGGTAAGTGGGTGGTGGGCCCCATAGGTCGGTCGCTGTCGTCCTCCCCCCTTCGCTAGGCGCCACGCCGGCGTACGGCGGCGCTAATCGCGGTTAACTGTACAAAATCATGGCCGATCTCGCACGGTGGAcgtcgctgacaggtgggacccatggACAGGACGAACCGACCGCTGACCCGTGGGCCCCtggggggcggtggtggcggtatGTATAGGAGTGCGGAGAGTGTACCTCGTGTAACCACCTTCGTCGTCACCGCGACTGCGACCATAAGAGACTCCCGCTTCCGCCAACCGCCCACCACCCGTTCGACCATTTGCTTGCCCCCGCTCCTCGGTTCCTCCCGACTccaccggcgcgcgcgcgcggagggaGCAGAGcagccacggcgccgccgcgcatgcaggagcagcagccggagaccggccgccggccggcgcaGCAGTTCGCCACCGTCGACCTGCGCCGTCCCAAGGGCTACGCGGCGGCTCCCGCGACGCCACAGCCTGGTTCGGCTGCGACTGCTGCTGCCACCGCTGGcccggctgcgacggcggcagcggcggcggcgggggagggtgACCCGTGCCCGCGGTGCGAGTCGCGGGACACCAAATTCTGCTACTACAACAACTACAACACCTCCCAGCCCCGGCACTTCTGCAAGTGTTGCCGCCGCTACTGGACCAAGGGTGGCACGCTCCGCAAcgtccccgtcggcggcggcacgcgcaAGAAgtcctcgtcttcgtcgtcgtcgtcttcctcgtcatccgccgccgccgcagcacccgCCGCCAAGCGCCAGAAGACGTCGAAGAAGCGCCGCGTCACGACTCCCGAgcccctcgccgccaccacccccgtCCTCACCGAAGCCGCCGCTGACTCCGCCGCCAAGACGACGACCGAAGCTACGtcggagaagaagacgacgacttccacaacgacgacgacaccgCCGGCGCCTGACACCACGAGCGAGATCACCACGGAGGTCGTCGTCCCGGCCGTGGAGGAGGACTCGTTCACGGACCTCCTGCAGCCGgactccgccgccgtcaccctcGGCCTCGACTTCTCCGACTACCCGTCCATCACCAAGAGTCTGGCCGACCCGGACCTGCACTtcgagtggccgccgccggcgttcgACATGGCGTCCTActggccggccggcgccgggTTCGCCGACCCGGACCCGACCGCCGTGTTCCTCAACCTCCCATGAGCCCActcgcccggcggcggcggcggcgcctgctcAGGTGGGTGTGGGGGTTTCCAACTACACCCGATGATGATTTCATCAGTTTCCGATTAATTAGTAAATTGCGCGTGGGGTATATGGTGAAAATGATGACGTTAATCTTAGCTTTTTGAGATTAGTGGCCGTGTTTTACTCTCGAGAGGGGCTAACTCAACCAAGTTTGGGTTGTTTTTCATGTGTATAACTCCTATCAAGgcttgggcttttttttttcatacaatgGTCCTGCTATTTTCTACTCCATTTCTCTACAGCTTTTATTATTGTTTCAGAAAATCTCTTCAAAAGTCATCCCTGTTGCATAGTCGCAGTAGTACCATCCTTCGTCACACGATGAAAACAAGTGCTTTTCTTGAAATTTTCGAGCGTTACGATGAAGTCGTCAAGATGTTCATGTGGCTGAGGGGACTTGTTAGGGCAGTTTTCCGTGTGGCGTTGAGCCGTGCGAGCCCCGACGAGTTGTTGATGCGTGGGTGATTCTCGGCGGTATGTAGCCGCGGATGGGGTGGGGTGGAGTACGAGTAGTGGGCGTGATTCGGAGCGTGGCGTTTGGGGCGGCGGGGCAATGGCATCCGATTCCACGGGGGGGCGTGGCGGAATCGCTGTCGTGCGCGCATCTCCCCGGGCATCGCGTGATGGATCGGTCGATCGGTCGCCAGCCACCGTGTAGCGGCAGCGGCCGCCCCGGGGGCCCCGGGAATAATTGCGTCCAGTGCAGCAGCCAGCCAAGCCGTTTGCCGCCCCGCCGACGCGAGCGTGATGAGACGACGACGAGAGTACACCGAGTACGAGACCACTTGCGTTGCCGCCTCGTACGCGAGCGAGCGCGTGAGGTGAGGAGGACGTGTCGcgctcgggggggggggggggggggggggtggcgtTGGTTCGGTTGGGCGTCGCGGTCGGAGGGGTTAAAATGGGTGGGTGCCCGATCGGTGGAGGCCCCCGACCCCCACCTGCGGGCGCGCGCCCGTGACCCCTCCCGTCCCAGTCCCAGCGGCGACCGCGACGGGGCCGCGTGCGCGTCGGGGTCAAAATCGGAGGGTTGCCGCCGCGACGAGGCGCGCGGGGGGTGCTATTGCAAGTAGTAGTAGTGCATGCGACCACACCAGCGAACGAGCCGTGTCGCGCCGAGCCGAGGCGCCGTGAAGCGTGGCGTGTCGTGCGCGCTGTCGGTACCACACGCACGCTCcgcataataattatataaggTTTTAACTATGAACGAGACGGTGACGCGACGGGTAGGAGtagtaatccctccgttttCAATAGAGGATTCTGTTAActttaaacatatatttaaccattcgtattatttaaaaatataagatataacacatttaatactttaagtgATATAAAAACatcataacaaaaataaattataattacataattttgaaaataaaatatataattaaacgTGTTAACaatatcatctatttaaaaaactgaTGTACTATGCGTGCGTGTTGCCGGCGGGAGTGGTtcgcgacgcgacggcgacgtggcCGTGGGATGGAGTTTGAGCTGTGGGGCTCTGGTTGGAGCAGGGGTCGGTGAACTCGGGTTCCCGATGGGATTAGGCGTTTTTATAATGATGCCAATGCGATTCGACAGGTACTCGACGGTGGTTTGCTGACAGGTTCTCTGCTTCGATAGGAAATTAGATTATGCATTTCGCACTAATCGATCGGCCTAACTTCGGCGCCGTCTGCTTCGTGCCCATTGACGGCTACTGCAGTGGTAGGAGTACGTGTGGGGACGACGGAGGCAATggtcctgtttagattccaactttttttttaaatttctaaatttttcgtTACATATAACTTTCTTATACAAACAAACTTCTaaactttttatcacatcattccaaattattcaaacttttaattttaacgtggaactatACACAGCCAATACTACTCTCCACTGACGATGAACAGTTGTACCAGTACATTGATGAGGTACAGTGGACGTACATCGGTACAGGGGTGGCAAATGGACGGCGTCCAACGAAGAGCACTGTAGGCGCCGACAGTCAATGTGGTAGGCGGTGAAGAAGGTGTgtcctgctggctgctgctctGCTGACGCGACGCATAGTGCGTGTGGTTAAGGCCGAGCAGTGCAGTGGTGCAGGCGCAGGGCAGTTCAGAAAACGTGCCATCTTCCAGATGCCCACGGGTCTTGAAGTAATGGAGATGTCTATGGACTATGGGTACAGCACCTTCATTTTTCACGAGATGCAAACGATCTTATCCTTCTGTAATGTCTAAACCATGGTCTAACCGCTCCAATTCTCGTCTGGACTGTCGCTCCGTGCACTGGCCCTCTTGCGGTCTCGCCATCCTGCCACCAACCCCGGCCTCACCGTCATCGAAGAAGATAGAAGAGCCTTTAGCAATTTGACAGTAAACCCCTTTAGCAATTTTACGAATTTTAGATCGTCCGATTACTTAACAAATCTCTAAAACCCTTTTCCTTCTTCCACCTCCCAACACGTCATCGCGCCGCTTCCGCTCACCAAGCACGTGATCCGCACTgcctccgccactgccgcccAACCTCA
The Oryza glaberrima chromosome 8, OglaRS2, whole genome shotgun sequence DNA segment above includes these coding regions:
- the LOC127781825 gene encoding dof zinc finger protein MNB1A-like — translated: MQEQQPETGRRPAQQFATVDLRRPKGYAAAPATPQPGSAATAAATAGPAATAAAAAAGEGDPCPRCESRDTKFCYYNNYNTSQPRHFCKCCRRYWTKGGTLRNVPVGGGTRKKSSSSSSSSSSSSAAAAAPAAKRQKTSKKRRVTTPEPLAATTPVLTEAAADSAAKTTTEATSEKKTTTSTTTTTPPAPDTTSEITTEVVVPAVEEDSFTDLLQPDSAAVTLGLDFSDYPSITKSLADPDLHFEWPPPAFDMASYWPAGAGFADPDPTAVFLNLP